In a genomic window of Mycolicibacterium neoaurum VKM Ac-1815D:
- a CDS encoding TetR/AcrR family transcriptional regulator: MSDQPEGLRARKKLRTRATLISTAAELCQRHGYDNTTVEQIASAAEVSPRTFSRYFPTKDAVVIAIVEDTAAYVAAALSALPHDITEYEAMLRAHLVALQPGPGGEQTPIFKRMAALIQIVNSSASLNVTAIPYREQKDRFPTVRAVAQRMGLSTDHDAVYLVLETWTVVMNTACHGLGTPGYPPIEPEIVATRIQAAYDLLVRTWRPWGSRVRSSEVPEGEPRAGAT, translated from the coding sequence ATGTCTGATCAGCCGGAGGGGCTGCGGGCACGCAAGAAGCTGCGTACTCGGGCCACTTTGATCTCGACCGCGGCCGAGCTGTGCCAACGACACGGTTACGACAACACCACCGTGGAACAGATCGCCTCGGCCGCCGAGGTGTCCCCGCGCACCTTCAGCCGCTACTTTCCGACCAAGGATGCGGTGGTCATCGCGATCGTGGAGGACACCGCCGCTTATGTCGCGGCGGCACTGTCGGCGCTGCCCCACGACATCACCGAGTACGAAGCGATGCTGCGGGCGCATCTGGTCGCCCTGCAGCCGGGGCCCGGCGGTGAGCAGACGCCGATCTTCAAGCGGATGGCTGCCCTGATCCAGATCGTGAACTCCTCGGCGAGCCTCAACGTGACCGCGATCCCGTACCGCGAACAGAAGGATCGATTTCCCACGGTGCGGGCGGTCGCGCAACGGATGGGCCTGTCGACCGACCACGACGCCGTCTACCTGGTGCTGGAGACCTGGACTGTGGTGATGAACACAGCGTGTCACGGTCTCGGCACGCCCGGGTACCCGCCGATCGAGCCGGAGATCGTCGCCACTCGCATCCAAGCCGCCTATGACCTGCTGGTCCGCACCTGGCGGCCATGGGGTTCGAGGGTGCGGTCGAGCGAGGTACCCGAGGGGGAACCCCGCGCAGGCGCGACGTAA
- a CDS encoding TetR/AcrR family transcriptional regulator translates to MAAANRETDLGLRERKKQRTRTTLIDAALELCLRQGYETTTVDQIAALAEVSPRTYSRYFASKEAVFLTLLEELSEEIALELRRLPRGLGPLEALRAAHVSVLTRTAAGGVGRLTSERVVLILRIINSADALRQSAFDFRNDSVIAALSDQMGVPADDRSMLLGLSLFSAIIIAACGDLVSDDDGAPLGPLVMADRLNRACRHVAGFAGELFSTDIVPADLPGPVEPIVTAPVLTETDLATNV, encoded by the coding sequence GTGGCTGCGGCGAACAGGGAAACCGATCTCGGTTTGCGCGAACGGAAGAAGCAGCGGACTCGGACGACACTGATCGACGCCGCGCTGGAACTGTGCCTGCGCCAGGGGTACGAGACGACCACCGTCGATCAGATCGCCGCGCTGGCCGAGGTGTCCCCACGGACCTACAGCCGCTATTTCGCCTCCAAGGAAGCGGTCTTCTTGACCCTGCTCGAGGAACTGTCCGAGGAGATCGCGCTGGAACTGCGCAGGCTTCCGCGCGGCCTCGGACCATTGGAAGCATTGCGAGCCGCCCATGTTTCGGTGCTGACGCGCACCGCCGCCGGTGGCGTCGGCCGGTTGACCAGTGAGCGCGTCGTGCTGATCCTTCGGATCATCAACAGCGCAGATGCGCTGCGTCAGAGTGCATTCGATTTTCGCAACGACAGCGTCATCGCCGCGCTGTCCGACCAGATGGGTGTGCCTGCCGACGACCGGAGCATGCTGCTCGGCCTTTCGCTGTTCTCGGCCATCATCATCGCGGCCTGCGGTGACCTCGTCTCCGATGACGACGGCGCGCCGCTGGGCCCGCTGGTCATGGCGGATCGCCTCAACCGCGCGTGCCGGCATGTCGCCGGGTTCGCCGGGGAACTGTTCAGCACCGATATCGTCCCGGCGGACCTGCCCGGTCCGGTCGAGCCGATCGTGACCGCTCCGGTCCTGACCGAAACCGATCTCGCGACGAATGTCTGA
- the pdxH gene encoding pyridoxamine 5'-phosphate oxidase, with the protein MEPEELARMRAEYGSVEKDGSADLDADWLADGWLALFGRWLSDARAAGLTEPNAMVVGTVDAQGRPATRTVLCKGATEAGITFFTNYDSDKGEQLAIQPYASATFPWYGLGRQVHVRGPVDKVSEADTADYWAKRPRGSQLGAWASRQSHPIASRAVLLDQLVDVTARFGESEAVPVPPNWGGYLIAPEVVEFWQGRENRVHNRIRVTDAGARIERLQP; encoded by the coding sequence ATGGAACCCGAGGAACTGGCCCGGATGCGCGCCGAGTACGGATCGGTGGAAAAGGACGGCAGTGCGGACCTCGATGCCGACTGGCTTGCCGACGGCTGGCTGGCGCTGTTCGGCAGGTGGCTGTCGGATGCGCGCGCCGCGGGGTTGACCGAACCCAACGCCATGGTCGTGGGCACCGTCGACGCACAGGGGCGGCCGGCCACCAGGACCGTGTTGTGCAAGGGGGCGACCGAAGCCGGGATCACGTTCTTCACCAACTACGACTCGGACAAGGGGGAGCAGTTGGCAATACAGCCGTACGCCTCGGCGACCTTCCCGTGGTACGGGCTGGGCCGCCAGGTGCACGTTCGCGGCCCGGTCGACAAAGTGTCCGAGGCCGACACCGCCGACTACTGGGCCAAGCGTCCGCGCGGATCGCAGCTGGGGGCCTGGGCATCGCGCCAATCGCACCCGATCGCGTCGCGGGCCGTCCTGCTCGATCAACTCGTGGACGTCACGGCACGTTTCGGCGAATCGGAAGCGGTTCCGGTGCCGCCGAACTGGGGCGGCTATCTGATCGCACCGGAGGTGGTCGAGTTCTGGCAGGGCCGGGAAAACCGGGTGCATAACAGGATTCGGGTCACCGATGCCGGCGCGCGAATCGAGCGGCTACAACCGTAG
- a CDS encoding citrate synthase 2 → MTQESAVAADGPDAFTAGLEGVVAFTTEIAEPDKDGGALRYRGVDIDDLVSDRVTFGDVWGLLVDGDFERGLPPAEPFPLPIHSGDVRVDVQAGLAMLAPIWGFSPMLDIDDDTAREQLARASAMALSYVAQSARGIHRPAVPQQNIDQCPTVTARFMTRWQGEPDPHHIEAIDAYWVTAAEHGMNASTFTARVIASTGADVAAALSGAVGAMSGPLHGGAPARVLPMISEAERTGDPAAVVRGILDRKEKLMGFGHRVYRAEDPRARVLRATAERLRAPRFEAAAAFEQAALAELRERRPDRAIETNVEFWAAVILDFAQVPPSMMPAMFTCGRTAGWCAHILEQKRLGKLVRPAAVYVGPAPRSPESVLGWDRIRP, encoded by the coding sequence ATGACGCAGGAGTCAGCGGTTGCCGCTGATGGTCCCGACGCGTTCACCGCCGGATTGGAAGGCGTTGTCGCGTTCACCACCGAGATCGCCGAACCCGACAAGGACGGTGGCGCGCTGCGTTACCGCGGTGTCGACATCGACGACCTGGTATCGGACCGGGTGACTTTCGGTGATGTCTGGGGGCTGCTCGTCGACGGCGACTTCGAGCGTGGCCTGCCGCCCGCCGAGCCGTTTCCGTTGCCGATCCACTCCGGTGACGTTCGCGTCGACGTCCAGGCCGGACTGGCCATGCTGGCCCCCATCTGGGGCTTTTCACCGATGCTCGACATCGACGACGACACGGCCCGTGAGCAACTCGCACGCGCATCGGCCATGGCGCTGTCCTATGTCGCCCAGTCGGCCAGAGGAATCCACCGACCCGCGGTGCCACAGCAGAACATCGATCAATGCCCGACTGTCACTGCACGTTTCATGACTCGCTGGCAGGGTGAACCGGACCCACACCATATCGAGGCCATCGACGCGTACTGGGTGACGGCGGCCGAACACGGCATGAATGCCTCCACTTTCACCGCCCGGGTCATCGCCTCCACCGGCGCCGATGTGGCCGCCGCATTATCGGGGGCGGTCGGCGCGATGAGCGGCCCCCTGCACGGTGGCGCGCCCGCGCGGGTGCTGCCGATGATCTCCGAAGCCGAACGCACGGGCGATCCCGCCGCCGTGGTGCGCGGCATCCTGGACCGCAAGGAAAAACTCATGGGCTTCGGGCACCGGGTGTACCGGGCCGAAGATCCACGCGCCCGGGTGCTGCGCGCCACCGCAGAACGACTGCGCGCGCCCCGCTTCGAGGCAGCGGCCGCCTTCGAGCAGGCGGCGCTGGCCGAACTGCGTGAACGCCGCCCCGACCGCGCCATCGAGACCAACGTCGAGTTCTGGGCCGCGGTCATCCTCGACTTCGCCCAGGTACCGCCCTCGATGATGCCGGCCATGTTCACCTGCGGACGCACCGCCGGCTGGTGTGCCCACATCCTGGAGCAGAAGCGACTGGGCAAACTGGTGCGCCCGGCCGCGGTCTACGTCGGCCCCGCACCGCGCTCACCCGAATCCGTACTCGGCTGGGACCGGATCCGTCCGTGA
- a CDS encoding maleylpyruvate isomerase family mycothiol-dependent enzyme, with protein MTVFDSAARSFEQLVRGLGTADWDGPGLGDWDLRALVGHTSRSLVTVIEYLKGPAPNGPLVDAPGYYLAVRDVSATAGAEAIVERGRQAGRDLGDDPAAAVSALVATACSDVEQAGDPVISVIGGICITLSEYLQTRVFELVVHGLDIARATGRDYRPSEQVLEAATVLAARIATRSGRGGSLLLGLTGRAELGDGFSVV; from the coding sequence ATGACGGTGTTCGACTCGGCCGCACGCTCTTTCGAGCAACTTGTACGCGGACTCGGCACCGCGGACTGGGACGGGCCGGGTCTGGGCGACTGGGACCTGCGGGCACTGGTCGGGCACACCTCGCGGTCACTGGTGACGGTGATCGAGTACCTGAAAGGGCCCGCACCGAACGGCCCGCTGGTCGACGCGCCGGGCTACTACCTCGCGGTCCGCGATGTCAGCGCCACCGCCGGGGCCGAGGCCATCGTCGAACGCGGCAGGCAGGCCGGCCGCGATCTCGGTGATGACCCGGCCGCCGCCGTCTCGGCACTGGTCGCCACCGCGTGCTCGGATGTGGAGCAGGCCGGCGACCCGGTGATCTCGGTGATCGGCGGAATCTGCATCACGCTGTCGGAGTATCTGCAGACACGAGTGTTCGAGCTGGTGGTGCACGGCCTGGACATTGCCCGTGCAACGGGGCGCGACTACCGGCCGTCCGAGCAGGTGCTGGAGGCCGCGACCGTCCTGGCGGCCAGGATCGCAACCCGGTCTGGCCGGGGCGGGTCGCTGCTGCTGGGCCTCACCGGGCGCGCCGAGCTGGGTGACGGATTCTCGGTCGTCTGA
- a CDS encoding VOC family protein: MTIDITPAVIPHLVVHDGAAAIDFYVKAFGATELGRLPGPDGRLVHGAVQINGSTVMLADDYPEYCDGQSETPKSLGGTPVTIHLVVTDVDAAFARATEAGAEVVMPIEDMFWGDRYGVVRDPFGHKWSLGQPVREVSDEELSKAMQEFP, encoded by the coding sequence ATGACCATCGACATCACCCCCGCCGTCATCCCGCACCTGGTCGTCCACGACGGCGCCGCCGCCATCGATTTCTACGTCAAGGCGTTCGGTGCCACCGAGCTGGGCAGACTGCCGGGCCCGGACGGTCGGCTGGTGCACGGCGCCGTACAGATCAACGGATCGACGGTGATGCTGGCCGACGACTATCCCGAATACTGCGACGGTCAGTCCGAGACACCCAAGAGCCTCGGCGGCACTCCGGTCACCATCCACCTGGTGGTCACCGACGTCGATGCCGCCTTCGCACGCGCCACCGAGGCCGGCGCCGAGGTGGTGATGCCGATCGAGGATATGTTCTGGGGCGACCGGTACGGCGTCGTGCGGGATCCGTTCGGGCACAAGTGGTCGCTGGGCCAACCGGTGCGTGAGGTCAGCGACGAGGAGCTGAGCAAGGCTATGCAGGAATTCCCGTGA
- a CDS encoding family 1 glycosylhydrolase, with protein sequence MAVGIWTAIGTGSPGLALADSPAADSRDSPSSQDAPDNRESVRTDAGDDTTDGAQTQVGAPEQGTPEEEAVEEDAPEEDSVGEDATEELDTEEPVVEDNEAGPVEEAEGTDAPPNDAPLRPSDGNAATRNAFETRDTQTTQEAPEPADTRQDARSLSVSAERSSATAPLPEVAASSAAALSANEVTTAWTPTLPNPVTAVSYVVNVIRSFVGAVLAPFAAGLPAGPTGPPSLWAVLAFVRREFFNSGPRIDYSGETTQTSTGLVTGNVGASDPDGDALTYTVVGRPANGGSVVIDKNTGAFIYRPMNAMAAIGGQDSFTVVVSDEHSGVHWHGPLGFLQHIPIIGQLLNPGGGHAVAKTITVTVAPVSGIDLSFPDDFHWGVAHAGFQAEGGPGSPIDPNSDWYAWVHDPLNQALGLTKGLPENGPGTYVSYESDAELARNELGMNTFRMSIEWSRIFPNSTAAIDIGDEGGGVSLADLQALDALANQEEVAHYRAVFAALRAHGLEPLVTVNHFTLPIWIHDPVAARPLTQLGLPVERAGWLSAQTPVEFEKYAAYLAWTFGDQVDNWVTINEPVPPVMTQFLSIPGIVPAWPPGVLRPDLAVHFLVNEARGHVAAYDAIHKYDATAFVGFANNMVPARPSDPVNPQDVAAADAWNRVFNEWFPNAVIDGWVDLNFDGHKDADEVRPGFADKVDFMGVQYYGSQPMVGFGFAPVPGFNFLQGIPLRCQAAEQTCSDFNQPIDPGGFREVLEVAASYGKPLWITENGVADDDDTKRPGYIVNHIAVVQDLVSHGTDIRGYTYWSFVDNLEWADGYHLQFGLYGSDPSTPELERTPKPASISAISAITGANALPTGLLELYLPGVTGIPA encoded by the coding sequence ATGGCGGTCGGTATTTGGACCGCCATCGGAACGGGTTCACCGGGTTTGGCGTTGGCCGATTCGCCCGCCGCGGACTCCCGTGATTCCCCGAGCTCTCAGGACGCGCCGGACAACCGGGAGTCGGTGAGAACGGACGCCGGTGACGACACGACCGACGGTGCGCAGACCCAGGTCGGCGCGCCGGAACAAGGCACACCCGAGGAAGAGGCTGTCGAGGAAGACGCTCCCGAGGAAGACTCGGTCGGCGAAGATGCTACCGAGGAACTCGACACCGAAGAGCCTGTGGTTGAGGACAACGAGGCCGGCCCGGTAGAGGAGGCCGAAGGGACCGACGCGCCGCCGAACGACGCACCGCTGAGGCCATCGGACGGAAATGCGGCCACCCGCAACGCCTTCGAGACACGCGATACCCAGACCACCCAGGAGGCACCCGAACCCGCCGACACCCGGCAGGACGCACGGTCGCTGTCGGTCTCGGCCGAACGCTCGAGCGCGACCGCGCCGCTTCCCGAGGTCGCCGCGTCGTCGGCCGCTGCACTGTCCGCCAACGAGGTGACCACGGCGTGGACGCCCACGCTGCCCAACCCGGTGACCGCTGTCAGCTACGTGGTCAATGTGATCCGCAGCTTCGTGGGTGCGGTGTTGGCGCCTTTCGCCGCGGGCCTGCCTGCCGGTCCGACCGGTCCGCCGTCGCTGTGGGCGGTCCTGGCCTTCGTCCGGCGCGAATTCTTCAACTCCGGTCCCCGCATCGACTACTCCGGCGAGACCACCCAGACCAGCACGGGTCTGGTCACCGGCAACGTCGGCGCATCTGATCCCGACGGTGACGCCCTCACCTACACGGTGGTGGGACGGCCGGCCAACGGTGGTTCGGTCGTGATCGACAAGAACACCGGTGCCTTCATCTACCGGCCGATGAATGCGATGGCCGCGATCGGCGGACAGGACAGTTTCACGGTGGTGGTGTCCGACGAGCACTCCGGCGTGCACTGGCACGGCCCGCTCGGATTTCTCCAACACATACCGATCATCGGGCAGTTGCTGAACCCCGGCGGCGGTCACGCGGTGGCCAAGACGATCACCGTCACCGTCGCACCGGTCTCCGGCATCGACCTGTCGTTCCCCGACGATTTCCATTGGGGCGTGGCGCACGCCGGATTCCAGGCCGAGGGCGGTCCCGGTTCTCCGATCGACCCGAACTCGGATTGGTACGCCTGGGTGCACGACCCCCTCAACCAAGCCCTCGGGCTGACCAAGGGACTGCCGGAGAACGGGCCGGGCACCTATGTGTCTTATGAGTCCGATGCCGAACTGGCCCGAAACGAGTTGGGGATGAACACCTTCCGGATGTCCATCGAGTGGAGCCGGATCTTCCCGAATTCGACGGCCGCCATCGACATCGGCGACGAGGGCGGTGGGGTCAGCCTTGCCGATCTGCAGGCGCTCGATGCGTTGGCCAATCAGGAAGAGGTCGCCCACTACCGGGCGGTGTTCGCGGCGCTGCGTGCGCACGGACTCGAACCGTTGGTGACGGTCAACCACTTCACGTTGCCGATCTGGATACACGACCCGGTCGCGGCCCGTCCGCTGACCCAATTGGGTCTGCCCGTCGAGCGCGCCGGGTGGTTGTCTGCGCAGACCCCGGTCGAGTTCGAGAAGTACGCCGCCTATCTGGCATGGACTTTCGGCGATCAGGTCGACAACTGGGTCACCATCAACGAGCCGGTCCCGCCGGTGATGACCCAGTTCCTGTCCATCCCGGGCATCGTCCCGGCCTGGCCACCCGGTGTGTTGCGCCCTGACCTTGCCGTGCATTTCCTGGTCAACGAGGCCCGTGGCCATGTGGCGGCCTATGACGCCATCCACAAGTACGACGCGACGGCGTTCGTCGGCTTCGCCAACAACATGGTTCCGGCTCGCCCGTCCGATCCGGTGAACCCACAGGATGTGGCCGCCGCCGACGCCTGGAACCGGGTCTTCAACGAATGGTTCCCCAATGCCGTCATCGACGGCTGGGTCGACCTGAACTTCGACGGGCACAAGGACGCCGACGAGGTGCGACCCGGCTTCGCCGACAAGGTCGACTTCATGGGCGTGCAGTACTACGGCTCGCAGCCGATGGTCGGCTTCGGGTTCGCGCCCGTGCCCGGATTCAACTTCTTGCAGGGCATCCCGCTGCGCTGCCAGGCAGCCGAGCAGACCTGTAGTGATTTCAACCAGCCCATCGACCCCGGCGGCTTCCGCGAGGTGCTCGAGGTGGCCGCGTCCTACGGAAAACCGTTGTGGATCACCGAGAACGGTGTCGCCGACGATGACGACACCAAGCGGCCCGGCTATATCGTCAATCACATCGCGGTGGTGCAGGATCTGGTGTCCCACGGCACCGATATCCGTGGATACACGTACTGGTCGTTCGTCGACAACCTGGAGTGGGCCGACGGCTATCACCTGCAGTTCGGGCTGTACGGTTCCGATCCCAGCACCCCTGAGCTCGAGCGCACCCCCAAGCCCGCCAGCATCTCGGCGATCAGTGCGATCACCGGCGCGAACGCGCTGCCGACGGGCTTGCTGGAGCTCTACCTGCCCGGGGTCACGGGAATTCCTGCATAG
- a CDS encoding FAD-dependent oxidoreductase, translated as MPHVVTQSCCSDGSCVYACPVNCIHPSPDEPGFATAEMLYIDPLACVDCGACVSACPVGAISPDTKLTDNQLPFIELNAAFYPKREGRIPPTSKLAPVIEAPRIEPRKGPLTVAIVGSGPAAMYAADELLTQRGVRVNMFEKLPTPYGLVRAGVAPDHQSTKRVTKLFDRMAEQNGLTLYLNVEVGKHISHADLLEHHHAVLYAVGAPNDRRLDIEGMNLPGTGTATEVVAWFNGHPDFTDLAVDLSGERVVIIGNGNVALDVARILTSDPDQLARTDIADHALRALRSSRVQEVVIAARRGPQFSAFTLPELIGLTTTCDVVLDAADHQQVIVDLAGVTDPLTRNKLEILAKLGDASAPITRPRIRLAYNVTPHRVLGDQRVTGIEFTGSGAGVLEAGMVLTSIGYRGKAIADLPFDERAGVVPNDGGRVVDSPGTYVAGWIKRGPTGFIGSNKSCAAETVHRLVEDYNRGRLGDPDHRPAALDKLVRGRQPAVVDAAGWRAIDAAEIARGGGVRPRGKFTQVPDMLAAAATAPRPPLGKRLLAGLRH; from the coding sequence ATGCCGCATGTCGTCACCCAGTCGTGTTGCAGCGACGGGTCCTGTGTCTATGCGTGCCCGGTCAACTGCATCCATCCCTCACCGGATGAGCCGGGCTTCGCGACCGCGGAAATGCTCTACATCGACCCGCTGGCCTGTGTCGACTGTGGCGCCTGTGTCAGCGCGTGTCCGGTCGGGGCCATCTCGCCGGATACCAAGCTGACCGACAACCAGCTGCCGTTCATCGAGCTGAACGCGGCGTTCTATCCGAAACGGGAAGGTCGGATTCCGCCGACCTCGAAACTGGCCCCGGTGATCGAGGCGCCACGGATCGAACCGCGCAAGGGTCCGCTGACGGTGGCGATCGTCGGGTCCGGGCCGGCGGCCATGTACGCGGCCGACGAGCTGCTCACCCAGCGAGGGGTCCGGGTGAACATGTTCGAAAAGCTGCCGACGCCCTACGGCCTGGTTCGGGCCGGAGTCGCGCCGGACCATCAGAGCACCAAGCGGGTCACCAAGCTCTTCGACCGGATGGCCGAGCAGAACGGCCTGACTCTCTATCTCAATGTCGAGGTGGGCAAGCATATTTCGCATGCCGATCTGCTCGAGCACCATCACGCCGTGCTCTATGCCGTGGGCGCGCCCAATGATCGTCGACTCGATATCGAGGGGATGAACCTGCCCGGAACCGGTACCGCCACCGAGGTGGTGGCGTGGTTCAACGGCCATCCCGACTTCACCGATCTGGCGGTGGACCTCAGCGGTGAGCGAGTTGTCATCATCGGCAACGGCAACGTCGCACTCGACGTCGCCCGCATCCTGACCTCCGACCCGGATCAGTTGGCGCGCACCGATATCGCCGATCACGCGCTGCGTGCCCTGCGGTCTTCCCGCGTCCAGGAAGTGGTGATCGCGGCGAGGCGGGGTCCGCAGTTCTCGGCCTTCACCCTGCCCGAACTCATCGGCCTGACCACCACCTGCGATGTGGTGCTCGATGCGGCCGACCACCAACAGGTGATCGTGGACCTGGCCGGCGTGACCGATCCCCTGACCAGGAACAAGCTGGAGATCCTCGCCAAACTCGGGGACGCGTCGGCGCCGATCACGCGGCCGCGAATCAGGTTGGCCTACAACGTGACACCGCATCGCGTACTCGGCGACCAGCGAGTCACCGGTATCGAGTTCACCGGATCCGGTGCCGGCGTGCTCGAGGCCGGCATGGTGCTCACCTCGATCGGATACCGCGGCAAAGCGATCGCGGATCTGCCATTCGACGAGCGGGCGGGCGTCGTGCCCAACGACGGTGGCCGGGTGGTCGATTCGCCGGGGACCTATGTGGCCGGCTGGATCAAACGCGGCCCGACGGGCTTCATCGGCTCGAACAAGTCGTGTGCGGCCGAGACCGTGCACCGGCTGGTCGAAGACTACAACCGAGGACGGCTCGGCGACCCGGATCACAGGCCGGCGGCGCTGGACAAGCTCGTCCGAGGCCGCCAGCCCGCGGTCGTTGACGCCGCGGGCTGGCGTGCCATCGATGCGGCCGAGATCGCGCGAGGTGGCGGGGTTCGGCCGCGGGGCAAGTTCACCCAGGTCCCCGACATGCTCGCTGCGGCGGCCACCGCGCCGCGTCCGCCCTTGGGTAAGCGACTTCTCGCGGGGCTGCGGCACTGA
- a CDS encoding AurF N-oxygenase family protein, with translation MAVKEARTRVIQRWRKNMDVRDDTEYVEMLQTLSEGSVRRSFNPFNDIEWDSPEFAVIPNDERWILPATDPIGGHPWYQAQPVDRQIEIGMWRQANVAKVGLHFENILIRGLMEYSFWVPNGSPEYRYCLHESVEECNHTLMFQEMVNRMGVDVPGMPKLLKWLQPIIPLAAGPFPIPFFFGVLAGEEPIDHTQKNVLREGKSLHPIMERVMAIHVAEEARHISFAHQYLHKRVPTLRRKQRWMLSIFVPLTMRILCSAIVVPPREFWKEFDIPRSVRKEIFFSAPESRMFLRNMFSDVRMLCHDTGLMNPVAKLIWKLCKIDGPPARYRSEPAREHLVSVA, from the coding sequence ATGGCGGTCAAAGAAGCCAGGACACGCGTGATCCAGCGGTGGCGCAAGAACATGGATGTCCGGGATGACACCGAGTACGTCGAGATGTTGCAGACCCTCTCCGAGGGCTCCGTCCGCCGTAGCTTCAACCCGTTCAACGACATCGAATGGGATTCGCCGGAATTCGCCGTGATCCCCAACGACGAGCGCTGGATCCTGCCCGCCACCGACCCGATCGGCGGCCACCCGTGGTACCAGGCTCAGCCCGTCGATCGGCAGATCGAGATCGGCATGTGGCGCCAGGCCAATGTGGCCAAGGTCGGTCTGCACTTCGAGAACATCCTCATCCGCGGCCTCATGGAGTACTCGTTCTGGGTGCCCAACGGCTCACCGGAATACCGCTACTGCCTGCACGAGTCGGTCGAAGAGTGCAACCACACCCTGATGTTCCAGGAGATGGTGAACCGGATGGGCGTGGACGTCCCCGGTATGCCCAAGCTGCTGAAGTGGCTGCAGCCGATCATCCCGCTGGCCGCCGGCCCGTTCCCCATCCCGTTCTTCTTCGGCGTTCTCGCCGGCGAGGAACCCATCGACCACACCCAGAAGAACGTGCTGCGCGAGGGTAAGTCCCTGCATCCGATCATGGAGCGTGTCATGGCGATTCACGTCGCCGAGGAGGCGCGGCACATCTCCTTCGCGCACCAGTACCTGCACAAGCGGGTGCCGACGCTGCGCCGCAAGCAGCGCTGGATGCTGTCGATCTTCGTCCCGCTCACCATGCGCATCCTGTGTTCGGCGATCGTGGTGCCGCCGCGTGAATTCTGGAAGGAATTCGACATTCCGCGCTCGGTGCGCAAGGAGATCTTCTTCTCGGCGCCCGAATCCCGGATGTTCCTGCGCAACATGTTCTCCGACGTGCGCATGCTGTGCCATGACACCGGGCTGATGAACCCGGTCGCGAAGCTGATCTGGAAGCTCTGCAAGATCGACGGACCGCCGGCCCGTTACCGCAGTGAACCTGCGCGCGAGCACCTGGTCAGCGTGGCCTAG
- a CDS encoding SPFH domain-containing protein — protein sequence MSTRKRVDITAGTGSGSGRKKKFLLVGVAAVLVVIGAIVLSSCATQIGPGQTAVKVDDYWLIPADPKVDGCIEPETSAFNPPGGFTAYRYPSRQISWDATGSPDSEADPTIVVSNATAPAELRVPVVITFDLTSDCDMLMDFHRDFGTKYQGWLDDDGLVTTGWVNLLRYVIGQPAEQVLISVAQKYTWREIWNDEKVRIEFQNALRDALPGASKARTDGREFFTNFQVTVMKPDPVDQGLKDAIIAEQKAIADARAAEAKGVADANAARAKAEADRAAAQAQTELARQVALQKQAEIAGYPNVEAYLRALAIEHGQNPYQPTYVVPQAQG from the coding sequence ATGAGTACACGAAAGCGCGTCGACATCACCGCCGGGACGGGGTCGGGCTCCGGCAGGAAGAAGAAGTTCCTCCTCGTCGGCGTCGCCGCGGTGTTAGTCGTCATCGGCGCGATCGTCCTGTCCTCGTGCGCCACCCAGATCGGGCCCGGACAAACCGCGGTCAAGGTCGACGACTACTGGCTGATCCCCGCGGATCCGAAGGTCGACGGGTGCATCGAACCGGAAACCTCGGCGTTCAACCCGCCGGGTGGTTTCACGGCCTACCGGTATCCATCCCGACAGATCAGCTGGGACGCCACCGGCAGCCCCGATTCCGAAGCCGATCCCACGATCGTGGTCTCCAACGCCACCGCGCCGGCCGAGCTTCGGGTTCCCGTCGTCATCACCTTCGACCTGACCAGCGACTGCGACATGCTGATGGACTTCCACCGCGATTTCGGCACCAAGTACCAGGGCTGGCTGGACGATGACGGCCTGGTCACCACCGGCTGGGTGAACCTGCTGCGCTACGTGATCGGGCAACCCGCCGAACAGGTGCTGATCAGCGTTGCCCAGAAATACACCTGGCGCGAGATCTGGAATGACGAGAAGGTGCGCATCGAGTTCCAGAACGCACTACGCGACGCGCTGCCCGGGGCCTCCAAGGCCCGTACCGACGGCCGGGAGTTCTTCACCAACTTCCAGGTGACCGTCATGAAACCGGACCCCGTGGACCAGGGCCTCAAGGACGCGATCATCGCCGAACAGAAGGCCATCGCCGATGCCCGCGCCGCCGAGGCCAAAGGCGTCGCCGATGCGAACGCCGCGCGCGCCAAGGCCGAAGCGGACCGGGCCGCCGCCCAGGCTCAGACCGAACTCGCCCGCCAGGTCGCCCTGCAGAAGCAGGCCGAGATCGCCGGCTACCCCAATGTCGAGGCGTATCTGCGGGCGCTGGCAATCGAGCATGGGCAGAACCCGTACCAGCCGACCTACGTGGTGCCCCAGGCCCAAGGCTGA